The following is a genomic window from Puntigrus tetrazona isolate hp1 chromosome 20, ASM1883169v1, whole genome shotgun sequence.
atagaaaaaataaaatgatccaGCTTTTAAAATCAAAGCTGTCATAGAGCAAGTTCAGGAACATAGCGGCAGAGGAAAGTGTAGGTTCCCTTTGTCTGATCTGTACTCAAggatctgtatttatatatgcacaggACTGGGAAATGTAAATACATGAGGGGAGGAGTAGAGACATATTACATAAGGCACTCCAGATTCCATGAAAGTGGTGAACAGAACGCTGTGGAAACAAATTTATCAAAGTAATAGTTTAAAGATAAGAATGTTATTACATTACAGCATAACATCACAGTTCTGCCTGATATGTCTACATTTATTCTGGAggtttttaaatctgtttactGTTAACTGTTTTCTGCAGCTTTAGGCTTTatgttctttatattattttgtatacatttcatatgcattttGCATGGATTTTGTCCCATACATGTGCAGTCTGTACATTTAGTGTTTGAGACTACAGAAAGAAGAGCCCTTTCATGGTTCTCCGGCCCCTACAAGTTACATAATACGCCAGCTGTTGTTAGTAATAAATCTGTGAATGTCAAACATTCCTTAACTCTGTTAAAGTTAAAgaatttgccttttttaaaacgaaacagttctatttatttatatttatctatttgaaCAAAGAGATATTTCATATTGCAAATTTTCAAccaaagtgtaatttatttacatgacaaatatcattatttacacatttataaattatttacattaatcaaGTATcaatacatgtacattttatgcAACAAAATAATCACATGCACtggtacatttatatttatattttaaaaccaagTTTGCAACACTACGAccatgtttcattttgaaaaatgtggaAATAATGCTAACATAAAAGATAATCATCCAGAAATGCATGTCAGACACTACTAAATTTTACTGACTTTGGTTTAAtgtgaaaacacacatatatgataTGGAGTAGGATTGTAACAATGTGGTGAAAATATGtagattctttaaaaaactaaaatcagacTTACTATTGTATTTCTGGATATTTGATTATAAAAAGTAGACCCCAGCGTAATGTAGTAGCAGAGGTCTCTGTCACTCATAAGCAAAATATCACTAACCCTTCTATATTAAAACCAGCTTTGGGGTCactctttttctgtgaaaaaaaacactgaattatcctaaatttaatttcaaaaagaaaattttaccCTTTGTTACTTTACCTTTTCCATCTCAGTCAGGTAGCTGTCTATTAAGTCACATGGGTTTAAAAGGTCCCAGTCCTCTTTGTGTTTAAGGATCTCTCCTCCTAGTTCCTATAGGACATATATTATACAACTGTAAAAGATAACATAATGGATAATGAATatagatatttaattataattttctcACAGGATATTCGAATTTTAAGCAGCATCTAATCAATACCTGTGCTTTAGGAAAGCAAATTAACTGAACACAAACCGTTTAAGATGTTCAGAGGGTTGAAAGGTCCTGTTTGATAGAAAGCATGGGAATTTATTCAGTTGaaaactgttttcatttttctttgccGCGTTGAAATAATTGAAAGGAGGACAGagatattacatattacataaggCATTAGGCAACACCACTGTTCTGCCTGACATGTCTACATTTACCTATAGGTTTTTCAAACTGTgttaatagttttttctttaatcttgCATGTACATACAGTAATATCATTTGGCTTGTCTTTTTACTTTGCTTTCATATACTTTGGTAGATGTTAATTTGTACAATAATTGCAAACTTATTACAGATTACCAGGGTGAATTATTAACTTGAACCTAAGTAAGGTGCATGACTATCACAATGATGctgcattttgacattttggctATCTATTGTGAAAAATTACATGCCCAGTTGTGCTCTAGTTACATCAAAATGACACAGCAAATCATATGTAGCATACaacttttattaatacattagaTATGCGTGTAATATATctcatacattttattagtattaagtAGCAGTGTACTAAATGGTAACATGAATAATTACTTACATAATAGATATTCTATCATAGCAGATATCCGTAAACAtgctataaaaaatgtatgtgtatccTCTAACGTGAGGACAGACATATACGGTATGGAGCAGGAGTATATGTGAACCATATCTCTCCCTCCAGACTGAGTTCCTCTCCTGGACATTTGGAGAAGGTGAATCGCTGAAGCAGAGAGGTGAAGTATAAGAAAAGCTCCTGACGAGCCAGCTGTTCTCCCAAACACGCTCGCTTACCTGTGAGCAGACAGCATCAGCTGAAGTTAAAACCATAACGTGGCGcagacaaatattattaaaaatgaatacgcAAGCATATCAAATTCTGAGAAGTCATCAAATGGTATGTTTGCACATTACCTGCTGAAAATGGCAGGAACGCATCTCTTTTCTGAAACTGGGCATTTTCATTCAGGAAGTGCCTGGGGTTAAAGGTGTCCGGGGTTTCCCATTCATTCGGATCATGCAGGACTGAAGACAGGTTTACTGTAATAGACGTCCCCTAATAAAGAGAgaattaaaactttattaatCTAGACACGATCCCTGccctaaataaaatagaatagaataccTTAGGAATGAAGTATTCCCCTAGTTTTGTGtctttaacagattttttagGGAATCCCAGTGGAACAACATCTCCAAATCTTTGAATCTCATGGATAACAGCGTCAGTGTAGGGCATATCAGCTCTGTCAGCCACACAGGGTTGACGTGACTGTCCAATAACCCTGTCTATCTCTTCCTGGACCTTTTCTGAATACGACAGAAAAATGTTACTTGTAAAATGTGTCATTGAAAGATCCAGGACCTAATTCATTTCCAAGCTAACTTAAAGAAGACATGTAATCTTCAGGCTGCAAAAGAGCAACAATGATTTTTCCTGCTTTGGAAAACTCAATACTTACCTTGGATTTCTGGGAACATCATCATAAAAAGCAGACCCCAGCGCAATGTTGTAGTTGCGGTTTCTGTCCCAGCCTCAATCAGGTCTAGACAAGTCACCACTAATCCTTCAATGTTAAAACCAGCCTCAGGGtcactttttttctgcaaaagtGGAAATCAgcacaaaaatatgcaaaaactaTCTTATCAAAGCAGGCTTACTGTACGCTGATCAAATTGCAGTATCAAAACAGATGcctaaaaatttgtaaaaagtaaaatagcaCTTTAGTTACCCTTTCCATCTCAGTCAGGTAGCTGTCTATTAAGTCACGTGGGTTTAAAGGGTCCCAGTCCTCTTTGTGTTTAATGATCTCTTCTCTTAAGAAGTCTGTTATTTGCTTATAGTTGGAAAAAATTGTCTGATGTGGGCCAGGGAAGTAATCCAAGAGCCAAGGACAGACATTATACAACTGTAAAAGATAACATAATAGGTGATGATATAATTAACTTGCAGGTTATAAAAACTGTGTCTAAGGATGCTGTTATGAAAGAGTACCTGTGCTTTAGGAGAGCCAATTAACTGAATGCATTCAGTGTCAAGACGCAGAATTCTTTGGTAATATTCATCATGATAGTCAAAGCGTTGTCCAAATATTAGGCAGGAGATGATATTTGAGACAGCACTGTTTAAGGTGACCATGGGGTTAAAAGGTcctgtttaagaaaaaaacattgtttatgtatatgtataagtaaatatatatacatttttatctccaaatttttattttattcataaaattctCCAGATTTAAACCATACCCTTTTCTGCCCTAAAGGCATTACAAAGGTGAACACATTCTTCTTGTATTCTGAGCTCAAAGCTTTTCTTCCCATCTCCAAAGGTCCTCAAATGGGAGACAGCAAACTTCCTATGCATCCTCCACAGGTACCCATTACTAAGTATCGTACCTTCATATGAAAGAATTTTAACTAAATGGGTGCTATGAGGGAATAACGAACCTTAATTATATCCATAAAGATCATTATAGTCATTATAGTGTACTTACCTATACCCTTAAAAACTTTGTGAAACAAAGGGACAATTGGACGGTCAACAAAACTGTCAATCTGAGTAATAAGAGCCTCCTTTACCATTTTATATCCAGAAACAACTATCATTTTCTCACTGCCCACTCTTAAGCTGAATATGTTCCCGTAGACTTCAGCcaactgaaattcaaataaCAAACAGGTGTATACAGACAACCTGATAACATATCCGCCGGCTGTTTTTACTCAAAAAATAA
Proteins encoded in this region:
- the LOC122325390 gene encoding cytochrome P450 2J2 isoform X2, producing the protein MIVVSGYKMVKEALITQIDSFVDRPIVPLFHKVFKGIGTILSNGYLWRMHRKFAVSHLRTFGDGKKSFELRIQEECVHLCNAFRAEKGPFNPMVTLNSAVSNIISCLIFGQRFDYHDEYYQRILRLDTECIQLIGSPKAQLYNVCPWLLDYFPGPHQTIFSNYKQITDFLREEIIKHKEDWDPLNPRDLIDSYLTEMERKKSDPEAGFNIEGLVVTCLDLIEAGTETATTTLRWGLLFMMMFPEIQEKVQEEIDRVIGQSRQPCVADRADMPYTDAVIHEIQRFGDVVPLGFPKKSVKDTKLGEYFIPKGTSITVNLSSVLHDPNEWETPDTFNPRHFLNENAQFQKRDAFLPFSAGKRACLGEQLARQELFLYFTSLLQRFTFSKCPGEELSLEGEIWFTYTPAPYRICLSSR
- the LOC122325390 gene encoding cytochrome P450 2J2 isoform X1, whose product is MILQFIYESFDFKSWIILSFVLLLLVDIIKYRNPSSFPPGPWPLPFLGNVFTEIDFRNVNKLAEVYGNIFSLRVGSEKMIVVSGYKMVKEALITQIDSFVDRPIVPLFHKVFKGIGTILSNGYLWRMHRKFAVSHLRTFGDGKKSFELRIQEECVHLCNAFRAEKGPFNPMVTLNSAVSNIISCLIFGQRFDYHDEYYQRILRLDTECIQLIGSPKAQLYNVCPWLLDYFPGPHQTIFSNYKQITDFLREEIIKHKEDWDPLNPRDLIDSYLTEMERKKSDPEAGFNIEGLVVTCLDLIEAGTETATTTLRWGLLFMMMFPEIQEKVQEEIDRVIGQSRQPCVADRADMPYTDAVIHEIQRFGDVVPLGFPKKSVKDTKLGEYFIPKGTSITVNLSSVLHDPNEWETPDTFNPRHFLNENAQFQKRDAFLPFSAGKRACLGEQLARQELFLYFTSLLQRFTFSKCPGEELSLEGEIWFTYTPAPYRICLSSR